In Mycolicibacterium mucogenicum DSM 44124, the following are encoded in one genomic region:
- a CDS encoding SRPBCC family protein, whose translation MTDLTLSDSVVVDADPETLYALVSDVTNMGKWSPQCKECWWEDEDGGPVAGAWFKGRNETADRTWETRSQVVVAEPGREFFWEVNGGWVRWGFTLDPVDGGSTRLTQSWEFLPAGIEGFHGRWGDDAEAQIALRTKYAKEGIPVTLAAIKKSAEA comes from the coding sequence GTGACCGATCTGACCCTTTCTGATTCCGTCGTCGTCGACGCCGATCCCGAGACGCTCTACGCCCTGGTCTCCGACGTGACCAACATGGGTAAGTGGAGCCCGCAGTGCAAAGAGTGCTGGTGGGAGGACGAGGACGGCGGCCCGGTGGCCGGCGCCTGGTTCAAGGGCCGCAACGAAACCGCCGATCGGACCTGGGAGACCCGCAGCCAGGTGGTCGTCGCCGAGCCCGGCCGCGAGTTCTTCTGGGAGGTCAACGGCGGCTGGGTGCGCTGGGGCTTCACGCTCGATCCCGTCGACGGCGGCAGCACCCGACTGACGCAGTCGTGGGAGTTCCTGCCGGCCGGTATCGAGGGCTTCCACGGGCGTTGGGGCGACGACGCCGAGGCGCAGATCGCGCTCCGCACGAAGTACGCGAAGGAAGGCATCCCGGTGACACTGGCCGCGATCAAGAAGAGCGCCGAGGCCTAG
- a CDS encoding glycosyltransferase family 87 protein, translating to MTVDEPDESGVPTVSPARLARDLRSADDRDLPSRTDVMGAALSGVVGGPVGRHAMIGRAPFLTPFRVLLIIALVFLGLGYTTKAPCLVTTGTGTADQRVANWQNQRAYYEFCYSDTVPLYTAELLNLGKFPYKSSWIETDSAQKPRVQYDGTRAIRYMEYPVLTGMYQYASMSVAKTYTALSKLVRMPVVAEVIMFFNISAFGLALAWMATVWATMLMSGRRPWDAAVVAGSPILIFQAFTNFDALATACAAGAMLAWSRRKPVVAGVLIGVGVALKLYPLLLLIPLAMLAVRTGKWRPVAKTAITALVTWIAVNLPIMVMFPRGWSEFFRLNTRRGDDMDSLYNVVKSFTGWGGFDTNLGLWEPPTVLNTVTAVLFVLCCAAIAYVAWTAPQRPRLAQLAFLVVAAFLLTNKVWSPQYSLWLVPLAALALPHRRILLAWMTIDALIWIPRMLYLYGDPKLGLPEQFFTTTVLLRDIAVIGLCALVIRAIYRPEVDLVRWGGRVDDPSGGVFDEADDNPPRWLPARLRPRPIAVAEPDPDPEPELAPTA from the coding sequence GTGACGGTCGACGAACCAGACGAGTCCGGCGTCCCGACGGTCTCGCCGGCCCGGCTGGCCCGGGACCTGCGCAGCGCCGACGATCGCGACCTGCCCAGCCGGACCGACGTCATGGGTGCGGCGCTGTCCGGTGTCGTGGGTGGGCCGGTGGGCCGGCACGCGATGATCGGGCGGGCACCGTTCCTCACTCCGTTCCGGGTGCTGCTGATCATCGCGCTGGTGTTCCTCGGGTTGGGCTACACCACCAAGGCGCCGTGCCTGGTGACGACGGGCACAGGCACCGCCGATCAGCGTGTCGCCAACTGGCAGAACCAGCGCGCCTACTACGAGTTCTGCTACTCGGACACCGTGCCGCTGTACACCGCGGAACTGCTCAACCTGGGCAAGTTCCCGTACAAGTCCAGCTGGATCGAAACCGACAGCGCGCAGAAGCCCCGCGTCCAGTACGACGGCACCCGCGCGATTCGCTACATGGAGTATCCGGTGCTGACGGGCATGTACCAATACGCGTCCATGTCGGTGGCCAAGACGTACACGGCGTTGTCCAAGCTGGTCCGGATGCCGGTGGTCGCCGAGGTGATCATGTTCTTCAACATCTCGGCGTTCGGGCTCGCGCTGGCCTGGATGGCCACCGTCTGGGCGACCATGCTCATGTCCGGGCGGCGGCCGTGGGACGCCGCGGTGGTGGCCGGGTCGCCGATCCTGATCTTCCAGGCATTCACCAACTTCGACGCCCTCGCGACGGCCTGTGCGGCCGGCGCCATGCTGGCCTGGTCGCGCCGAAAACCCGTGGTGGCCGGCGTGCTCATCGGGGTCGGCGTGGCCCTGAAGTTGTATCCGTTGCTGCTGCTGATCCCGCTGGCGATGCTCGCGGTGCGGACCGGCAAGTGGCGGCCGGTGGCCAAGACCGCGATCACCGCGCTCGTCACGTGGATCGCGGTGAACCTGCCGATCATGGTGATGTTCCCGCGTGGGTGGTCGGAGTTCTTCCGGCTCAACACCCGCCGCGGCGACGACATGGACTCGCTCTACAACGTCGTGAAGTCCTTCACCGGCTGGGGCGGTTTCGACACCAACCTCGGACTCTGGGAACCGCCGACGGTACTCAACACCGTCACCGCGGTGCTGTTCGTCTTGTGCTGCGCGGCAATCGCTTACGTCGCGTGGACGGCGCCGCAGCGGCCGCGGCTGGCGCAGCTGGCGTTCCTGGTCGTCGCGGCGTTCCTGCTGACCAACAAGGTGTGGAGCCCGCAGTACTCGCTGTGGCTGGTGCCGCTGGCCGCCCTGGCGCTGCCGCATCGCCGAATCCTGTTGGCCTGGATGACCATCGATGCGCTGATCTGGATTCCGCGGATGCTGTACCTGTACGGCGACCCCAAGCTCGGACTACCCGAACAGTTCTTCACCACGACCGTGCTGCTGCGCGATATCGCGGTGATCGGCCTGTGCGCGTTGGTGATTCGGGCCATCTACCGACCCGAGGTGGATCTGGTCCGCTGGGGTGGCCGCGTGGACGATCCGTCGGGCGGCGTGTTCGACGAGGCCGACGACAACCCGCCGCGCTGGTTGCCCGCCCGGTTGCGGCCCCGCCCGATCGCCGTCGCCGAGCCCGATCCGGACCCCGAACCGGAGCTCGCGCCCACGGCATAA